In Polaribacter pacificus, the genomic window TGAGGAATGGTGATTCTCGTTAAATTAAAATAGTCATTAAAACTAAACGGAGTCATACGATCTTTTGCCTTGACATCGTATAAGGTAAAATCATAGTTAGCCCCATTAAAACGGATATCTGAATTAGAAAAACTCCCGCGATTCCAACCCCAAAAAAAGTAAAATTTTCCTTTGTGAGATGGCACTGTTGTGCTTTGAGCAACTCCAACGGTACTCATCAATAAGAAACCGATAAGTACTACTAAAAACCCTTTTTTATTAGGCAATAACTGCTTGTATTTCATCTATAAATCTTTTGGCCAATGTATCGGCGTTTAATTGACTTGTGCTTTCTGTATAGATTCTAATTATTGGCTCTGTATTTGATTTTCTCAAATGCACCCACTCATTTTTAAAGTCTATTTTAACACCATCAATTGTGTTTACTTCTTCATTTTTATAGGTAGCTGCCATCGTAGCTAGTACTTCATCAACATCAATCTGAGGTGTCAACTGTATTTTATTCTTACTCATAAAATAACTAGGAAACGAATCTCTTAATGCTTTACAAGATATTTTTTTATTTGCTAAATGCGATAAAAACAAAGCTACTCCCACTAAGGAGTCTCTTCCGTAATGTGATGCTGGATAAATGATCCCTCCATTACCTTCTCCACCTATAACAGTATTGGTTTCTTTCATTTTGATGACAACATTCACTTCACCTACTGCACTTGCGGTATAGGTTCCGCCATGTTTCTCAGTAACATCTCTTAAAGCTCTAGAAGACGATAAATTAGAAACGGTATTTCCTCCACCTAATCTTCCCAATACATAATCTGCACAGGCAACCAAGGTATACTCTTCTCCAAACATTGAGCCGTCTTCAGAAATGATTGCCAACCTGTCTACATCTGGATCGACAACAACTCCTAAATCAGCTTTTTCTTTAACCACTAATTCAGAAATATCTGTTAGGTGTTCTTTTAAAGGTTCTGGATTGTGAGGGAACTCACCGTTAGGTGTGCAATACAATTCTACACATGTTACATTCAATGCTTTTAACAAGGCTGGAATAAAAATCCCTCCAGTAGAATTTACACCATCAACCACCACTTTAAAATTAGCCTTTTTGATGGCTTCAACATCAACCAATTCTAAATTTAATACTTCTTGTATGTGCTTTTCTAAATAACTACTGTCTTTAGTATAACTACCTAAATGGTCTACGCTTGCAAAATCATAGTCATCAGCTTCTGCTTTTGCTAAAATTAACTCGCCTTCTGCCCCATTTAAGAATTCACCTTTTTCGTTTAGTAACTTTAATGCGTTCCATTGTTTGGGATTGTGAGACGCCGTTAAGATGATTCCTCCATCTGCTTTCTCTAGAGGAACAGCAACTTCTAAAGTTGGTGTTGTAGACAAACCTAAGTCAACTACATGAATTCCAAGACCCACCAAGGTATTGGCAACAAGGCTAGAAATCATTTTGCCAGAAATACGTGCATCTCTACCTAAAACAACGGTAATATTTTCTTTATTTTTATTTCTTTCTAAGATAAAAGTACCATAGGCTGCTGCGAATTTTACCGCATCAATAGGTGTTAAATTTTCACCTGTGTTTCCACCGATGGTTCCTCTTATTCCTGAAATAGATTTTATTAATGTCATGTTCTTTTTTTATTAGCTGAACAAAGATAAATTATTTGTGGAGAAGTTGAAATAAATTAACGTGAAAGAAAAAGTAATATCTTTATAAAAATCAATTCGTTGGGTTCTTAAAAACACAATAATTTTGGTAAACTAAAATTGATGTAATAAAAAAGCCGTTGCAAATTGCAACGGCTTTTAAATTCTATAAAAAATGGGTCTTAGTTACCTTCCTCCATTTTCTTTTTTAAATCAGCCAATCCGCTAATATCACCTAACGTAGTTTTTTCTACATCGGCAGCTTTTTTAGCAGCAGCTTTTACGTTTTTCTTTTCTTCTTCTTTAAAGATAGAAGTGTGAGAAACTACGATTCTTCTGTATTCTTTAGAAAATTCTAATACTTTAAAGTCTGCAGTATCACCTTTTCCTAATTTACTACCATCTTCTTTATCTAAGAAACGGCTAGGTGCAAAACCTTCTACTCCATCAGCAAAAAGAACTGTTGCTCCTTTGTCTGATTTTTCAGAGATTGTACCTTCGTGGATAGAATCGATTTGGTAAGTACTCTCATGACCATCCCATGGATTTTCTTGAGTTTGTTTGTGTCCTAAATTAAGTTTGCGGTTTTCCACATCTAATTCTAGTACTTCAACTTCTAAAGTATCACCAACATTTACAAAATCAGATGGGTGCTTAATTTTCTTAGTCCAAGATAAATCAGAAATGTAAACCAATCCGTCAATACCTTCTTCTAATTCTACAAACACACCAAAATTAGTGTAGTTTCTTACTGTACCACTGTGTTTAGAACCTACAGGGTATTTAGTAGTGATATCAGTCCATGGATCTGGGTGTAATTGCTTAATACCCAAAGACATTTTTCTTTCTTCTCTATCTAAAGTTAAGATTTGAGCTTCAACCTCATCTCCAACTTTTACAAAATCTTGTGCAGATCTTAAGTGCGTAGACCAAGACATTTCAGAAACGTGAATTAATCCTTCAACACCTTCAGAAACTTCGATAAATGCTCCATAATCAGCTAAAACTACTACTTTACCAGTAACTTTATCACCAACTTTTAAATCAGCATTTAAAGCTTCCCAAGGATGAGCAGATAATTGTTTCAATCCTAATTGAATTCTAGATTTGTTATCATCAAAGTCTAAAATTACAACGTTTAATTTTTGATCCAATTCTACTACTTCATTTGGATGGTTGATTCTTGACCAAGATAAGTCTGTAATATGGATTAATCCATCTACACCACCTAAATCAACAAACACTCCGTAAGAAGTAATGTTTTTTACAACACCTTCTAATACTTGTCCTTTTTCTAATTGACCGATGATTTCTTTCTTTTGAATCTCTAAATCAGCCTCAATCAATGCTTTGTGAGAAACTACAACGTTTTTAAATTCGTGGTTGATTTTAACAACTTTGAATTCCATTGTTTTTTCTACAAACTGATCGTAGTCACGGATAGGTTTCACGTCAATTTGAGAACCTGGCAAGAATGCTTCAATTCCAAATACATCAACAATCATACCTCCACGAGTTCTACATTTTACAAAACCGTTAACGATTTCTCCAGTCTCATGTGCATTGTTTACTCTATCCCATGCTTTAATTACACGAGCTTTTTTGTGTGATAATACCAATTGACCAGAAGAATCTTCTCTTTTGTCAACTAATACCTCTACAGTATCTCCAACAGCTAAGCTAGGGTTGTAACGAAATTCGTTTAAAGAAATAACTCCTTCAGATTTAGAATTGATGTCAATAATGGCATCTCTTTCTGTTAATCTTACAACAGTTCCTTCGATAACGTCACGTTCGTTTACGAAACCTACAGTTCCCTCTAACGCTGTTTCAAATTCTTTTAATTTTGCTTCATCAACTGCTTCAATACCTTCTTCGTATTTGTACCAATCAAAGTTTGCTAAAAATTCTTGTGGGTTCACTGCTTGTTCAGCAGCTGGTTGTACTGCTTCTTCAGCAGTGTTTTTTGTTTCTTCAGACATTCTGAATTTACTTTGTATCTTTCTGTTAGTCAGATTTTTAACGATAATAACATCAAGAGATGTTTGTATAAATTGTTGTTTTTCTAGTTCCTTTCCAAATCTGTTCTCGTAAAAAGGAGTGCAAATTTACTAAAATTTATTTATTTAACAATAAATTTTTACGAATTAAAATACTGCTAATTAAAAGAATAGCTCCTTGTTAAAGAAGCTATTAAAATGAAATAAAAAACACAAAGTAGTAGGCTAATCTGTCACTTTGCTATAGTTGGTTTTTTCCATAGGCTCGGATGGAAATGGCAGACCAGCTTCTTCAAGCAATTGATCTATTTTTTCTGCTTCATGCCAAGGTGCATGATAGGGTCTTAACTCATTATATCTTACAATTCCTTTAGCGTCAACAACTGCTACATGCGGAATTCCTCGAACGCCAAAATCTTCATTAAAAACAGATGCTTCAGAAAAAGCAACCTCCCAAGTCATCCCCATATCTTCCATAAAAGGCTTCATTAAAGAATACTCCAATTCAGGTTTTCCTTTTGTATCAATTCTTTTGCCATTTTTTCTATCGGTGTGTGCTTCTTGCAAACTCGTAACTCCTAAAATAACAACTGGATAATCTTTATAACGCTTTTGCAATTCGACTACATTTGGAAAACTACCCACACAAGGCGAGCACCAAGTTGCCCAAAAATCTAAAATGACAACCTTTCCTTTTAAATCAGAAAGTGACTTGACATTTTTGATCGTATTATAATTAAATTTCATTTTTGGCGCTTCATATCCTATAAGTTGTTTTCTTGCTGATGCTCCATCTAAATAAAGAGCAACATGCTCTAAATTCTCAAGTGTAGATTTACTTGGTGATTCTTGAGTTTTCAATTCAGCAATGATCTCTCTTGTTTTCTTAAGAACTTTCGTTCTTACTTCTTGAATATACTCTTCAGATGCGCCAAATTCTGGTTTTTTTACAAAATCAAATAGAATAACACTTGTAGTACCTACTCTAGAGGACATCGGTCTATCTAACAAAACCATCATCTCTTCTATTAGATTTGATTTCCCAACTGAAGCTGGATCAAGAAACTGAATTCTTCCGAAGACATCAAATAACATTCTATCATCAGTATTAATGTAAGCGTCAATTCCCGGATGCGAAATGAAATCAGAATAGGCGGCAATCCATCTTTGTTGAAAGCTGGCGCTATCTTTTGATGTTTCTGGCATTGGTAAATTTGTCTTGTATATCGATGCTGCATTAGCACCAACAACATCATTCTGATTAGAAAGCTTTATCAAAGAGGGCTCAACTAATTTTCTCAAAGCATTAAACTTGTATAACATATTGCTTTCTGCCAATGAATTAATTTGCTCTAGCGTCAAATTATTCATATTAAATGCAGCAAGGTCTTTGGTTATTTTAGCATTTACTTGCTCTAAAGTAAGCTGCTTTGCTCTTAACAAACTATCTGCTTCTTTTAAAAGTTCTTTTGAAGAGGTAATTTCTGAATCTTTTGGCGGGGCATCATTGGTACATGCGATTGTTAAAAAAACAAAAAAGATAAGTACTAATTGTGCTGGAGTTGTTGATTTTTTGATCATTTAAATAAATTTGTTAAATACAAATCAGCTAAAACGCTGATTAAAAATCAAATGTAGAAAATTAAATCCTTTTTTCTATAAACTATTCACTAATCCACTCTTTAAAATCCTTAACCCGTTCTCTACTAACAATGATTTCTGAATCTTGAAAAGAAAGCAAATGTAATTGCAAGCGGCTATTGGTATATGATATAATATCTTTTATAGCGTTTAACTGAACAATAAATGTTCTATTAACTCTAAAAAAAGATTCAGGATCTAATTCATTTTGAACCTGCTCTAAAGGAATGTCTAAAAGGTATTTTCTATTAGACTTGGTATGCACATAAGTGGCCTTATTTTCACTGTAAAAACACTCAATTTCATCAGTTGCGACAATTTTTAAATGCTGACCAACCTTAATGCTAAATCGTTTTTTATACTTGCGATCTAAAGGATGTACCAACAATTTTTTAATATCGTTAAAATTTAATTGAACTTCGTTTTGTTTTGCCTGCTGCTGATGAAACTTTTCTACAGCAATTTTTAACTCATCTTCATCGATGGGTTTTAACAAATAATCAATGCTGTTTAATTTAAACGCTTTTAAAGCATACTCATCATAGGCCGTTGTAAAAATAATAGCACTAGAAATCGTCACGTGTTCAAAAATCTCAAAAGACAAACCATCAGACAATTGAATGTCTAAGAAGATTAAATCAGGATGCTCATTATTTTGAAACCAATTAATGGATTCTTCTACAGAGTGCAACATCGTATTGGCTTTTAACTCCAGCTCTTCAAGCATTCTACTTAGCCTTCTTGCTGCTGGCTTTTCATCTTCTATGATTAGTACTTTCATGTGTTCTTTTTTATACGTATATCTTTATTTCTCTGTAAGTTCTTTGATCTTTTTTGCTTCCCATCGACTGCCAAAGAAACTTGGAATCACAAAAACTTTTATGGTATCTAAGATTAAAAAAACTCCCCAGATAAACCACAATGGGTAATATTCAAATCCGTCCGCCGTAAATTTATTACTCACAATAAAATCAGCATAAATACGAATTTTGACTCCATAAAAATTACCCAAATACATAAATGCAAAGTTAAAAAGCAAATAGGTCATTACGTGTTTGTAAAACTGCCTAATCTCTGCAACTCTCTGTTTTGCTTTTAACAATTTAATTTTAGAAAGCTCCATTAATAGTGTTCGTTTTGCTTTTCCATTACTTCTTTTATTTTTCGCTGTTCCCAGTTTTTACCAAAAAAAAGATATCGATAGGTATTTAAACCATGAATCATTAACCCTATACCCCACCAAAAGAAGAATCTATAGTTGCTAACTTCTGTAAAAGCATCAATAATAGAATCACCATAAGAAATATCTTTATAAATTCTTCTCCCAATAAAAAACCCATTAATAACTAGATAAACAGCTACGTGTTTGTAAAAGCTTTTTAATTCTTTTACTCGCTTTTTAGCTTGTATTAACTTATCTGCCTTGTCTTTATTTTCCATAATTAGTTTACTCTTTTTCTAAAATCACTTTTAATTTATCAACTATCTTTTTCATTAATAGACACGGAACGACTTCCATAAACTCTTAAAATTTAGAATTCCGCTCTTCCTCTTCCAGAATTTCTTTTAGTTTTTTGGCTTCCCAATTTTTACCTACCGCCGAAAAGCCAAAGACACCTAACCAATGAAAGAAGATCCCTATCCCCCAAAACACCCAGGTTGAATACACTCCAAAATTCTGTAAAACCTCAGAGAGTGAATCTCCTTCATCCTGCATGAGGCCAAAAATTATGATGCCACTTAAAAAAGAATTAACAACTATATAAACGACTAAATGAACATAAAAACCTTTAATTTTTTCTACTCTTTTTTTTGCTTTAAGGTATTTTACACCTTCTAATGTTTTTTGGTTGTTCATCTTCTTCTTACTTATAGTTTTTATACTTCTCTTCTTCTTCCATCAATTCTTTAATTTTTCGCTCTTCCCAATTTCTTCCTAAAAATGGATTAAAATTATAGGTATCCATGGCATGAAAAGTCAAGCCCATTCCCCATCCAAAGATCGGAAACCAAAACCAGTGAAATTCTGGAACAAATCTAAGGTTAATAAATATTAGAAAAGGAATGACAATACAATAGGATGCTACATTGGCATAAAACCCTTTTAATTTATCTACTTGTTTTTTTGCTCTTAAATACTTTTGTTCTTTATTAAATTCCATAACTAACTATTTTGTGTTTTATACTACTCCCAATTAGAGGTATCATCATCTTCCTCCATCAATTCTTTGATCTTTTTATTTTCCCAGTTTCTCCCTAAAAAAGGATTGTAATTATACACATCTAATCCGTGAAAAATCACTCCGATCCCCCATCCAAATAGCGGGAACCAAAACCAATGATAGCCTGGAGAGGTATAAAGGTTTATAAAGATTAAAAAAGGGATTACAATACAATAAGAGGCTAAATTCTGATAAAATTCTTTTAATTTTTCTACTTTTTCTACAGCTCTTACATAGCTGGTTGTTTTTATATCTTCTGAAAACATAGGTTTGTTGTTTTTGGTTAATAAAGGCAAGCTTACTTTAAACGTTTTTTGATTGTTTACAATGCTTACGCT contains:
- the glmM gene encoding phosphoglucosamine mutase: MTLIKSISGIRGTIGGNTGENLTPIDAVKFAAAYGTFILERNKNKENITVVLGRDARISGKMISSLVANTLVGLGIHVVDLGLSTTPTLEVAVPLEKADGGIILTASHNPKQWNALKLLNEKGEFLNGAEGELILAKAEADDYDFASVDHLGSYTKDSSYLEKHIQEVLNLELVDVEAIKKANFKVVVDGVNSTGGIFIPALLKALNVTCVELYCTPNGEFPHNPEPLKEHLTDISELVVKEKADLGVVVDPDVDRLAIISEDGSMFGEEYTLVACADYVLGRLGGGNTVSNLSSSRALRDVTEKHGGTYTASAVGEVNVVIKMKETNTVIGGEGNGGIIYPASHYGRDSLVGVALFLSHLANKKISCKALRDSFPSYFMSKNKIQLTPQIDVDEVLATMAATYKNEEVNTIDGVKIDFKNEWVHLRKSNTEPIIRIYTESTSQLNADTLAKRFIDEIQAVIA
- the rpsA gene encoding 30S ribosomal protein S1; protein product: MSEETKNTAEEAVQPAAEQAVNPQEFLANFDWYKYEEGIEAVDEAKLKEFETALEGTVGFVNERDVIEGTVVRLTERDAIIDINSKSEGVISLNEFRYNPSLAVGDTVEVLVDKREDSSGQLVLSHKKARVIKAWDRVNNAHETGEIVNGFVKCRTRGGMIVDVFGIEAFLPGSQIDVKPIRDYDQFVEKTMEFKVVKINHEFKNVVVSHKALIEADLEIQKKEIIGQLEKGQVLEGVVKNITSYGVFVDLGGVDGLIHITDLSWSRINHPNEVVELDQKLNVVILDFDDNKSRIQLGLKQLSAHPWEALNADLKVGDKVTGKVVVLADYGAFIEVSEGVEGLIHVSEMSWSTHLRSAQDFVKVGDEVEAQILTLDREERKMSLGIKQLHPDPWTDITTKYPVGSKHSGTVRNYTNFGVFVELEEGIDGLVYISDLSWTKKIKHPSDFVNVGDTLEVEVLELDVENRKLNLGHKQTQENPWDGHESTYQIDSIHEGTISEKSDKGATVLFADGVEGFAPSRFLDKEDGSKLGKGDTADFKVLEFSKEYRRIVVSHTSIFKEEEKKNVKAAAKKAADVEKTTLGDISGLADLKKKMEEGN
- a CDS encoding TlpA family protein disulfide reductase, whose translation is MIKKSTTPAQLVLIFFVFLTIACTNDAPPKDSEITSSKELLKEADSLLRAKQLTLEQVNAKITKDLAAFNMNNLTLEQINSLAESNMLYKFNALRKLVEPSLIKLSNQNDVVGANAASIYKTNLPMPETSKDSASFQQRWIAAYSDFISHPGIDAYINTDDRMLFDVFGRIQFLDPASVGKSNLIEEMMVLLDRPMSSRVGTTSVILFDFVKKPEFGASEEYIQEVRTKVLKKTREIIAELKTQESPSKSTLENLEHVALYLDGASARKQLIGYEAPKMKFNYNTIKNVKSLSDLKGKVVILDFWATWCSPCVGSFPNVVELQKRYKDYPVVILGVTSLQEAHTDRKNGKRIDTKGKPELEYSLMKPFMEDMGMTWEVAFSEASVFNEDFGVRGIPHVAVVDAKGIVRYNELRPYHAPWHEAEKIDQLLEEAGLPFPSEPMEKTNYSKVTD
- a CDS encoding LytR/AlgR family response regulator transcription factor, with the protein product MKVLIIEDEKPAARRLSRMLEELELKANTMLHSVEESINWFQNNEHPDLIFLDIQLSDGLSFEIFEHVTISSAIIFTTAYDEYALKAFKLNSIDYLLKPIDEDELKIAVEKFHQQQAKQNEVQLNFNDIKKLLVHPLDRKYKKRFSIKVGQHLKIVATDEIECFYSENKATYVHTKSNRKYLLDIPLEQVQNELDPESFFRVNRTFIVQLNAIKDIISYTNSRLQLHLLSFQDSEIIVSRERVKDFKEWISE
- a CDS encoding 2TM domain-containing protein; the encoded protein is MELSKIKLLKAKQRVAEIRQFYKHVMTYLLFNFAFMYLGNFYGVKIRIYADFIVSNKFTADGFEYYPLWFIWGVFLILDTIKVFVIPSFFGSRWEAKKIKELTEK
- a CDS encoding 2TM domain-containing protein, producing the protein MENKDKADKLIQAKKRVKELKSFYKHVAVYLVINGFFIGRRIYKDISYGDSIIDAFTEVSNYRFFFWWGIGLMIHGLNTYRYLFFGKNWEQRKIKEVMEKQNEHY
- a CDS encoding 2TM domain-containing protein, translated to MNNQKTLEGVKYLKAKKRVEKIKGFYVHLVVYIVVNSFLSGIIIFGLMQDEGDSLSEVLQNFGVYSTWVFWGIGIFFHWLGVFGFSAVGKNWEAKKLKEILEEEERNSKF
- a CDS encoding 2TM domain-containing protein, which codes for MEFNKEQKYLRAKKQVDKLKGFYANVASYCIVIPFLIFINLRFVPEFHWFWFPIFGWGMGLTFHAMDTYNFNPFLGRNWEERKIKELMEEEEKYKNYK